One stretch of Podospora bellae-mahoneyi strain CBS 112042 chromosome 2, whole genome shotgun sequence DNA includes these proteins:
- a CDS encoding hypothetical protein (EggNog:ENOG503P9I0), with translation MPTHARTGSRSSIDRVFELLGDLEEADLSLLLDDLNHTTESNVPVSQAIALFEQGPSRPNKKYERASSPVRNLQAELERRHSKRLSMAPQPRPQSIISSPLKDKPEPLDFSFPSTSLDLSLDFSSPTSPSLSPPALSPSSSPSSLPSLDESPRPSSRPELPSLITLSLPENETATRPLSVHSARSGTGSALGSRPRSYKRIDRPTILSPTATAELHALLLAYLNDSSSSETSTATPSPTTPLPSLSSSIFSFRHPDDEPEPMMPGLDLLEPSPTRTPYMGFGSLSGGNMGMGMGMGGSLKPKASMSSIFEIMGSH, from the coding sequence ATGCCGACACACGCGCGCACCGGATCGCGCTCGTCTATTGACCGAGTCTTCGAGCTGTTGGGCGATCTCGAAGAAGCCGACCTCTCGCTCTTGCTCGACGACCTCAACCATACCACTGAAAGCAACGTCCCCGTCTCCCAAGCTATTGCCTTGTTCGAGCAGGGGCCCAGCAGACCGAACAAGAAATATGAGCGCGCTTCGTCTCCTGTCAGAAACTTGCAGGCCGAGTTGGAGCGTCGACACAGCAAGAGGCTCTCCATGGCACCACAACCCAGGCCGCAGTCCATaatatcatcaccactcaaAGACAAACCAGAACCGCTGGACTTCTCGTTCCCGTCCACTTCGCTCGATCTTTCTCTCGACTTTTCTTCTCCGACCAGTCCCTCGctctctcctcccgctcTTTCTCCTTCCAGTTCACCGAGTAGTCTCCCTTCGCTCGACGAGTCCCCTCGGCCTTCCTCCAGACCCGAGCTCCCATCTTTGATCACGCTTTCCTTACCCGAAAACGAAACGGCCACCCGGCCCCTCTCGGTCCATTCGGCACGTTCGGGAACCGGCTCCGCACTGGGGTCCCGACCTCGTTCCTACAAGCGAATCGACCGGCCAACAATTCTCTCCCCAACTGCGACGGCCGAGCTTCATGCTCTTCTACTGGCATACCTCAACGACTCGTCATCGTCCGAAACCTCAACGGCGACGCCCTCGCCcacaacacccctccccagcttGTCGAGCTCGATCTTTTCTTTCCGTCATCCAGACGACGAGCCGGAACCGATGATGCCAGGCCTGGACCTTCTCGAACCATCACCGACCAGAACACCGTACATGGGCTTTGGGTCTTTGTCAGGAGGTAACATGGGTatgggcatgggcatgggtGGAAGCCTGAAACCCAAGGCTAGCATGTCGAGCATTTTCGAGATTATGGGTTCGCACTAA